A single window of Gossypium arboreum isolate Shixiya-1 chromosome 13, ASM2569848v2, whole genome shotgun sequence DNA harbors:
- the LOC108463923 gene encoding myosin-1-like isoform X2 — translation MSQKTEVLPSHRFTKSWPVDFRFMGSPTCDPIGYADGNLGNNGVTNLSSPERNGDSGGKVVERVENGVADTEQANEDSPYSWNVLVVENRPSVGDEDLDSAAAPLPSVSKSNIGHRWSDITSYATKKVQCWFQRPNGNWELGRVISTSGTESVISLPDGKVLKVNSDSLIPANPDILDGVDDLMQLSYLNEPSVLFNLQYRYKQDMIYTKAGPVLVAINPFKKVPLYGNDYIEAYKNKSIESPHVYAIADTAIREMTRDEVNQSIIISGESGAGKTETAKIAMQYLAVLGGGSGIEYEILKTNPILEAFGNAKTLRNDNSSRFGKLIEIHFSETGKISGAKIQTFNLLYEQSRVVQCAEGERSYHIFYQLCAGAPRALREKLNLKDVDEYKYLKQSNCYSITGVNDAEHFHIVKEALDIVHVSKEDQESVFAMLAAVLWLGNVSFTIIDNENHVEAVQDESLINVAKLIGCDAADLNLALSTRKMRVGSDNIVQKLTLSQAIETRDALAKSIYAGLFEWLVEQINKSLAVGKRLTGRSISILDIYGFESFDRNSFEQFCINYANERLQQHFNRHLFKLEQEEYIQDGIDWAKVDFDDNQDCLHLFEKKPLGLLSLLNEESTFPNGTDYTFANKLKQHLNSNHCFKGEREKAFTVSHFAGEVTYDTTGFLEKNRDLLHLDSIQLLSSCSCHLPKAFASNMLNQSEKPVVGPLHKAGGADSQKLSVVTKFKGQLFQLMQRLESTTPHFIRCIKPNNFQSPGSYEQGLVLQQLRCCGVLEVVRISRSGYPTRMPHQKFAKRYGFLLLENAASQDPLSVSVAILHQFNILPEMYQVGYTKLFFRTGQIGILEDTRNRTLHGILRVQSCFRGHRARRHFKELQRGIATLQSFVRGDKTRKEYAVLLQRHRAAVIIQKQIKGMKAKKTFKNIRDASIVIQSAIRGWSVRRCSVDIGFKSGVPKADEPDEVLVKSSFLAELQRRVLKAEAALREKEEENDILHQRLLQYENRWSEYELKMKSMEEVWQKQMRSLQSSLSIAKKSLAVDESERSSDASVNTSDDREYCWDTGNNLKVPESNGLRPMSAGLSVISRLAEEFEQRSQVFGDDAKFLVEVKSGQVDASLNPDRELRRLKQMFETWKKDYATRLRETKVVLNKLGSEDGALDKVKKKFWGRRNSTRYN, via the exons ATGTCTCAGAAAACTGAGGTTCTTCCTTCCCACCGGTTTACTAAATCTTGGCCTGTTGATTTTAGGTTCATGGGTTCTCCGACTTGCGATCCCATTGGATATGCTGATGGAAATTTGGGGAACAATGGTGTAACCAACTTGAGTTCCCCTGAAAGGAATGGTGATTCAGGGGGCAAGGTTGTTGAGAGAGTTGAAAATGGTGTTGCTGACACTGAACAGGCAAATGAGGATTCACCATATAGTTGGAATGTTTTGGTGGTTGAAAATAGGCCTTCTGTGGGTGATGAGGACTTGGACTCTGCAGCAGCACCATTGCCTTCAGTATCAAAATCTAACATTGGACATAGATGGAGTGACATAACTTCTTACGCTACCAAAAAG GTTCAGTGTTGGTTTCAACGTCCAAATGGGAATTGGGAGCTGGGGAGAGTAATATCAACTTCAGGAACGGAGTCTGTTATATCACTTCCTGATGGGAAA GTTCTAAAGGTGAACTCTGATAGTTTGATACCCGCAAATCCTGATATCCTTGACGGCGTGGATGATCTCATGCAACTTAGTTACTTAAATGAGCCATCAGTGTTGTTCAATCTCCAATATAGATACAAGCAAGATATGATCTAT ACAAAAGCAGGACCAGTTTTGGTTGCCATCAATCCTTTTAAAAAAGTTCCTTTATATGGCAATGACTACATTGAAGCATACAAGAATAAATCCATTGAGAGCCCACATGTCTATGCAATTGCTGACACAGCCATCCGGGAGATGACACGTG ATGAAGTAAATCAATCTATCATCATAAG TGGTGAGAGTGGAGCAGGAAAAACTGAGACAGCAAAGATAGCAATGCAATATTTGGCAGTTCTTGGTGGTGGGAGTGGAATAGAGTATGAAATCTTGAAGACCAATCCTATCCTAGAAGCTTTTGGTAATGCAAAAACATTGAGAAATGACAACTCAAGCCGTTTT GGAAAGTTGATTGAAATCCATTTTAGTGAAACTGGAAAAATATCTGGAGCCAAGATTCAAACCT TTAATCTATTATACGAACAGTCTAGAGTGGTCCAATGTGCAGAGGGAGAAAGGTCATACCACATATTTTATCAGCTTTGTGCTGGTGCTCCTCGTGCTCTCCGAG AGAAGCTAAATTTGAAGGACGTGGATGAGTATAAATATTTGAAGCAGAGTAATTGCTATTCTATTACTGGGGTTAATGATGCTGAACATTTTCACATAGTTAAG GAAGCTTTGGATATTGTCCATGTTAGCAAAGAAGACCAAGAGAGTGTGTTTGCAATGCTTGCTGCAGTATTGTGGCTGGGAAATGTCTCATTCACCATTATTGATAATGAAAACCATGTAGAAGCTGTGCAAGATGAAA GTTTAATCAATGTTGCCAAGTTGATTGGATGTGACGCTGCAGACCTTAATCTGGCTTTATCAACTCGCAAAATGCGAGTTGGTAGTGATAATATTGTCCAAAAGCTAACACTATCGCAG GCGATTGAGACAAGAGATGCCCTGGCAAAATCAATTTATGCTGGTTTGTTTGAGTGGCTGGTAGAGCAAATTAACAAATCACTTGCTGTTGGCAAGAGGCTAACAGGAAGATCTATCAGCATTCTTGATATTTATGGCTTTGAATCGTTTGAT AGGAATAGTTTTGAGCAGTTCTGCATTAATTATGCAAATGAGAGATTGCAGCAGCATTTTAATCGCCATCTATTCAAGTTGGAACAGGAg GAATATATTCAAGATGGCATTGATTGGGCAAAAGTTGATTTTGATGACAACCAAGATTGTCTTCATCTTTTTGAAAAG AAACCTTTGGGATTGTTGTCTTTGTTAAATGAGGAGTCCACTTTTCCTAATGGCACGGACTACACTTTTGCCAACAAGCTCAAGCAACATCTGAATTCTAATCATTGTTTTAAGGGAGAGCGAGAAAAGGCTTTCACTGTCTCTCATTTTGCAGGGGAG GTCACATATGACACAACTGGATTTTTAGAGAAGAACAGAGACTTACTGCACCTGGATTCAATTCAACTACTGTCCTCGTGCTCATGCCACCTTCCTAAAGCATTTGCATCAAATATGCTTAACCAGTCTGAAAAGCCTGTAGTTGGTCCTTTACATAAGGCTGGTGGTGCAGATTCTCAGAAGTTAAGTGTTGTGACTAAATTTAAG GGTCAACTCTTCCAACTAATGCAACGTCTAGAGAGCACCACTCCACACTTCATACGTTGTATAAAGCCCAACAACTTTCAGTCTCCTGGATCATATGAACAAGGACTTGTGTTGCAGCAATTGAGATGTTGTGGAGTCCTAGAGGTTGTTCGTATATCGCGGTCTGGCTATCCCACCAGAATGCCTCACCAGAAGTTTGCCAAAAG GTATGGTTTTCTTCTACTGGAAAATGCTGCCTCGCAAGATCCACTTAGCGTTTCAGTTGCGATTCTTCATCAATTTAACATTTTGCCTGAGATGTATCAAGTTGGCTACACAAAATTGTTTTTCCGTACCGGACAG ATTGGGATTCTTGAGGATACACGAAATCGTACACTGCATGGCATTTTACGTGTTCAAAGCTGCTTTAGAGGACACCGAGCTCGCCGTCACTTTAAGGAGCTTCAAAGAGGCATTGCCACCCTACAATCAT TTGTCAGAGGAGATAAAACCAGGAAAGAATATGCTGTCTTACTGCAGAGACATAGAGCTGCTGTTATTATACAAAAGCAGATTAAAGGCATGAAAGCTAAGAAAACATTCAAGAACATTAGAGATGCATCAATTGTGATACAATCAG CAATTCGTGGCTGGTCAGTCAGAAGATGCTCTGTAGATATTGGATTCAAGTCTGGGGTCCCTAAG GCGGATGAACCAGACGAGGTGCTGGTCAAGTCATCATTTCTTGCTGAACTACAGCGCCGAGTTCTTAAAGCCGAGGCTGCTCTGCGggagaaagaagaggagaatgaTATCCTCCACCAGCGGCTCCTACAATATGAAAACCGTTGGTCCGAATACGAGCTAAAAATGAAGTCCATGGAAGAAGTTTGGCAGAAACAAATGAGGTCACTACAATCCAGCCTCTCCATTGCAAAGAAGAGCCTAGCAGTTGACGAGTCGGAGAGGAGTTCAGATGCATCAGTTAACACGAGTGATGATAGAGAGTATTGCTGGGACACGGGTAATAACCTTAAGGTCCCCGAGAGCAACGGCTTGAGACCAATGAGTGCAGGTTTAAGTGTTATAAGCCGGTTGGCCGAGGAATTCGAGCAGAGGAGTCAAGTTTTTGGTGATGATGCAAAGTTCTTGGTGGAAGTAAAATCAGGTCAGGTTGATGCAAGCCTGAACCCGGACCGTGAGCTTAGAAGGTTGAAGCAGATGTTTGAAACTTGGAAGAAGGATTATGCGACGAGATTACGAGAAACGAAAGTGGTATTGAATAAACTAGGAAGCGAAGACGGTGCACTTGACAAGGTGAAAAAGAAGTTCTGGGGCAGGAGGAACAGCACCAGGTATAATTAA